The proteins below come from a single Natranaerobius trueperi genomic window:
- the gcvPA gene encoding aminomethyl-transferring glycine dehydrogenase subunit GcvPA, with protein MNYNYLPHTEKERREMLESIGVESVEELFSDIPKDVLLKRDLNLPGSLSEPELLKHFQTLASKNEDLTEYTPFIGAGVYDHYIPSVISHIVSRSEFYTAYTPYQAEASQGTLQTIFEYQTMISELTGMEVANASIYDGATSVAEAALMSLKSTKGNIVLVSETVNPSYREVLKTYVENQGFQVKTVAKTDGVTNNEDLYNSLSKDVACYIVQTPNFFGNLEELDEIKEKLKENKAMFVVCTDPIALGLMKPPADYGADIVVGDGQGLGNPMNFGGPLLGFFASTKKLIRKMPGRIIGETSDKEGNRGFVLNLQTREQHIRREKATSNICTNQALNALAAGIYLTLMGPKGLNEVANLCIQKSNYLKDKIKLLEGYELAFDQPSFKEFVIKTPMPPSELNNKLLDKQIVGGLDLGRFYPELENHMLLCVTENRTKQEIDRLVHELEGIK; from the coding sequence TTGAACTACAACTATTTACCTCATACAGAAAAAGAGCGTAGGGAGATGTTAGAATCCATAGGGGTGGAATCTGTTGAAGAACTTTTTTCAGATATCCCGAAAGATGTTTTATTAAAAAGAGATTTGAATTTACCAGGTTCATTATCTGAACCAGAACTTTTGAAACATTTCCAGACATTAGCATCGAAGAATGAAGACTTAACTGAGTACACACCATTTATTGGTGCAGGTGTTTATGATCATTATATTCCTAGTGTGATTAGTCATATAGTTAGTAGAAGCGAATTTTATACAGCTTATACACCATATCAAGCTGAAGCAAGTCAAGGTACATTACAAACAATATTTGAATATCAAACAATGATATCTGAACTAACAGGAATGGAAGTAGCAAATGCTTCAATATATGATGGTGCAACTTCTGTGGCTGAAGCAGCTTTGATGAGTCTTAAATCTACTAAAGGTAATATTGTACTTGTATCTGAAACTGTTAATCCAAGCTACAGAGAGGTATTGAAAACATATGTTGAAAATCAAGGTTTTCAAGTGAAAACAGTAGCAAAAACAGATGGTGTAACAAATAACGAGGACTTATATAATTCATTATCGAAGGATGTAGCTTGTTATATCGTTCAGACACCTAACTTTTTTGGAAACTTAGAAGAATTAGACGAAATAAAAGAAAAACTGAAAGAAAATAAGGCTATGTTTGTTGTATGTACTGATCCTATAGCTCTTGGACTAATGAAGCCTCCTGCAGATTATGGCGCGGATATAGTTGTTGGAGACGGGCAAGGTTTAGGTAATCCTATGAATTTCGGTGGTCCTTTACTTGGTTTTTTTGCGAGTACTAAAAAATTGATAAGAAAAATGCCAGGTAGAATCATTGGAGAAACAAGTGATAAAGAAGGTAATAGAGGATTTGTACTGAATTTACAAACTAGAGAACAACATATCCGCAGAGAAAAAGCTACCTCTAATATTTGCACAAATCAAGCTTTGAACGCTCTCGCCGCTGGTATTTACCTCACATTAATGGGACCAAAAGGTCTAAATGAAGTTGCTAACCTATGTATTCAAAAATCTAACTACTTAAAAGATAAAATCAAATTACTTGAAGGATATGAACTTGCCTTCGACCAACCATCATTTAAGGAATTTGTTATAAAAACACCTATGCCTCCAAGTGAATTGAATAACAAATTATTGGATAAGCAAATAGTTGGTGGGCTTGATTTAGGACGTTTTTATCCTGAACTGGAAAATCATATGTTGCTTTGTGTAACTGAAAATAGAACTAAGCAAGAAATTGACAGATTGGTACACGAATTGGAGGGGATTAAATGA
- the rbsD gene encoding D-ribose pyranase has protein sequence MKKTPLLNSKISRTIAEMGHTDKLTIADAGLPINQDVERIDLALKEGIPKFLETLDVVLSELVVEEVTLASETKESNQELYEEIVAILKKHNPEIKIKEVTHHSFKIESNKSKAVIRTGEYTPFSNIILKSGVVF, from the coding sequence ATGAAAAAAACACCATTATTAAATAGTAAAATTTCACGCACAATTGCAGAGATGGGACATACGGACAAGCTTACTATAGCAGATGCAGGTCTGCCAATAAACCAAGATGTAGAAAGAATAGATCTTGCTTTAAAAGAAGGAATACCTAAATTTTTAGAAACCTTAGATGTAGTATTATCTGAGTTAGTAGTTGAAGAAGTGACCCTTGCAAGTGAAACTAAAGAAAGTAATCAAGAACTGTATGAAGAAATTGTAGCAATTTTAAAAAAACATAACCCAGAAATTAAAATAAAAGAAGTTACACATCATAGTTTTAAGATTGAATCTAATAAATCAAAGGCAGTTATCAGAACTGGAGAGTATACACCGTTTTCTAATATAATTTTAAAATCCGGAGTGGTGTTTTAA
- a CDS encoding ABC transporter permease: MNTLKTKLKHIVDTLKKDDVKSKLFKLRSLIGLVLICLVLALLTPRFLTISNLFNVLRQTSLNAIMGVGLTFVILTGGIDLSVGSVLAFSGVSAATVAQLGLPAPIAIFIGLIAGSALGFFNGLIITKGKVPPFIATLAMMTIARGGALVISDGRPISGLGEGFHFIGRGMIGIIPVPVIITIVVFLLAYYVLTQTRTGRYIYATGSNEHAAKLTGINTDKVKLFAYSLSGFTAALSAMIEISRLGSAPPTAGDGAELDAIAAVVIGGTSLAGGMGGVLGTFIGAMIIGVLNNGLNLLNVSSYYQLVVRGSVILIAVLLDRKKAD; this comes from the coding sequence TTGAATACCTTGAAGACTAAACTTAAACATATTGTAGATACTTTAAAAAAAGATGATGTAAAAAGTAAGTTGTTTAAATTAAGGTCTTTAATAGGGTTGGTTTTAATATGCCTTGTTCTTGCGCTTTTAACTCCAAGATTTTTAACAATATCTAACTTATTTAATGTATTAAGACAAACTTCCTTAAATGCAATTATGGGTGTAGGGCTAACGTTTGTTATTTTAACTGGTGGAATTGATCTATCAGTTGGTTCAGTATTAGCTTTTTCTGGTGTTAGTGCTGCAACAGTTGCACAATTAGGTCTACCAGCTCCTATAGCAATTTTTATTGGTCTAATAGCTGGGAGTGCATTAGGCTTTTTTAATGGACTAATTATAACTAAAGGAAAAGTTCCACCATTTATAGCAACATTAGCTATGATGACAATTGCTCGAGGTGGTGCATTAGTTATAAGTGATGGGCGACCTATAAGTGGTTTGGGTGAAGGTTTTCATTTCATAGGTCGTGGAATGATTGGAATAATACCTGTTCCGGTTATTATTACAATCGTTGTTTTCTTACTAGCTTATTATGTTTTAACCCAAACGAGAACAGGTAGGTATATTTATGCTACTGGTAGTAATGAACATGCTGCTAAATTGACTGGCATAAATACTGATAAAGTTAAGCTGTTTGCGTATTCCTTATCAGGATTTACTGCAGCCTTAAGTGCTATGATTGAAATTTCAAGACTTGGATCAGCGCCACCAACAGCAGGAGATGGTGCTGAGTTAGATGCTATTGCAGCAGTTGTAATAGGTGGTACAAGCCTAGCTGGTGGAATGGGTGGTGTTTTAGGAACCTTTATAGGTGCAATGATCATTGGGGTTTTAAATAATGGTCTAAACCTTCTTAACGTTTCTTCATACTATCAGTTAGTTGTTCGAGGTTCTGTTATTTTAATAGCTGTTTTATTAGATCGAAAGAAAGCTGATTAA
- the gcvH gene encoding glycine cleavage system protein GcvH, whose protein sequence is MTKISEGLLYTKNHEWLRKEGENKVTVGVTDYAQNQLGDIVFVELPEEDDEYEQEETFTVIESVKAVADTYSPISGTIKEVNEELLDSPESVNQDPYGKGWIAVFELADESELEEFMSAEEYEKYLKEIEEEE, encoded by the coding sequence ATGACAAAAATTAGTGAAGGTCTTCTTTACACAAAGAATCATGAGTGGCTTAGAAAAGAAGGGGAGAACAAAGTTACTGTAGGAGTAACAGATTATGCACAAAACCAGTTAGGAGATATCGTGTTCGTTGAACTACCAGAGGAGGACGACGAATATGAACAAGAAGAAACATTTACAGTGATTGAATCAGTAAAGGCTGTAGCCGATACTTATTCACCGATTTCTGGAACTATAAAGGAGGTAAACGAAGAACTCTTAGACTCACCAGAATCAGTCAATCAAGATCCTTATGGAAAAGGATGGATTGCTGTTTTTGAATTAGCTGATGAAAGTGAATTAGAAGAATTTATGAGTGCTGAAGAGTACGAAAAATATTTAAAAGAAATCGAAGAGGAGGAATAG
- a CDS encoding LacI family DNA-binding transcriptional regulator: MTTIKDIASRVGVSITAVSQVLNNKEVGIKKETKEKILETARELDYKPNYLARGLITKRTKTIGLIIPDITNPFFPQIVRAIEDTANKMGYNMILCNTDDNLDKEQLYLDILKEKCVDGIIFTSSTESTLKHEDLLSKIKSPLVLLDRGITGDIRIPKVYTHGYNGLLLGVNYLVEKDHKKIGFISGPETSVTAKERLKGYRSSVEENGLETKSEWIYYGDYKVETGEKAVKELLNRDPEITAIISANDLMAVGAMREIKNHGLRVPEDISVIGFDNIQISRFVDPALTTIAQPSYRMGELATELLINQIEDKEIPKKEHELEPKLIVRDSVTFRR, from the coding sequence ATGACTACTATTAAAGATATTGCTTCTAGAGTAGGGGTGTCAATAACTGCTGTTTCCCAGGTACTTAATAATAAAGAAGTGGGTATTAAAAAAGAGACTAAAGAAAAAATATTAGAAACAGCCAGAGAACTTGATTATAAACCTAATTATTTAGCAAGAGGTTTAATTACAAAACGTACTAAAACTATAGGATTGATTATACCTGATATTACAAACCCTTTTTTTCCTCAAATTGTAAGAGCAATCGAAGACACAGCAAATAAAATGGGATATAATATGATTTTGTGTAATACAGATGATAATTTAGATAAGGAACAATTATATTTAGATATTCTCAAAGAAAAATGTGTAGATGGAATCATTTTCACAAGTTCTACTGAATCCACTTTAAAACATGAAGACCTATTAAGTAAAATAAAATCCCCATTAGTTTTACTTGATAGAGGTATAACGGGTGATATAAGAATACCTAAGGTCTATACACATGGTTATAATGGTCTATTGTTAGGTGTGAATTATCTAGTAGAAAAAGACCATAAAAAAATTGGTTTCATTTCAGGGCCTGAGACGTCTGTTACTGCAAAAGAAAGATTAAAAGGATACAGAAGTTCTGTGGAAGAAAATGGATTAGAAACTAAATCAGAGTGGATATATTATGGTGACTATAAAGTTGAGACTGGTGAAAAAGCAGTTAAGGAATTACTTAATAGAGACCCTGAGATAACGGCGATTATATCTGCTAATGATTTGATGGCAGTTGGAGCAATGAGAGAAATAAAAAATCATGGCTTAAGAGTGCCGGAGGATATTTCTGTAATAGGATTTGATAATATTCAAATATCACGGTTTGTAGATCCTGCTTTAACTACTATAGCACAACCATCTTATAGAATGGGGGAGCTTGCAACAGAACTTTTAATCAATCAAATCGAGGATAAAGAAATACCTAAAAAAGAACATGAATTAGAACCAAAGCTAATTGTTCGAGACTCAGTAACTTTTAGGAGGTGA
- a CDS encoding sugar ABC transporter ATP-binding protein, translated as MSLLNMKGITKTFPGVKALDNVDLELNDSEVLALLGENGAGKSTLMKILSGVYSEDEGSLEVRGRKLKIDSPQTAMENGIGIIHQELSLVPHLSVTENIFLGREKLHSFFKKIDWKALNKESEQLLLELGIRNVDVTRPVKEYSIAVQQMVEIARILSMNCDIIIMDEPTDALTPQEIESLFKVIRSLKTSGKGIIYISHKLEEIFEICDRVQVLRDGSYVDTKKVSETNTEELIQMMVGRDVENKFPWKEPIPKETVLELQNVSSSGLVYNINLEAKKGEVLGIFGLMGSGRTELCKTIFGVYPSDGTILLDGSKAKLNSPKDAIKRGIAYLSENRKSEGLFLEHEVYRNMTLASLDFFSTSLGKIDKKSERTKVNEYIEKLTVKTPHMNQKVNNLSGGNQQKLVFGKWLMTDPKVLILDEPTRGVDVGAKVELYNLINELKAKDVVIIMVSSELPEVMGISDRILVMHDGRVTGEFSHQDATQEKIMEKAVNA; from the coding sequence ATGTCTCTTTTAAATATGAAAGGCATAACAAAAACCTTTCCAGGAGTTAAAGCATTAGATAATGTAGACCTAGAACTTAATGATAGTGAAGTTTTAGCTTTATTAGGGGAAAATGGTGCAGGTAAATCAACACTTATGAAAATATTAAGTGGTGTATATAGTGAAGATGAAGGAAGTTTAGAGGTTAGGGGAAGAAAACTTAAGATAGATTCCCCTCAAACTGCTATGGAAAATGGTATTGGAATTATTCATCAAGAGTTAAGCTTAGTACCTCATCTTTCTGTTACAGAAAATATTTTTTTAGGTAGAGAAAAGTTGCATTCATTTTTTAAAAAAATTGATTGGAAAGCCTTAAATAAAGAAAGTGAACAACTTTTATTAGAGTTAGGGATTAGAAATGTTGATGTTACTCGTCCTGTTAAAGAGTATAGTATAGCTGTTCAACAGATGGTTGAAATAGCTAGAATATTATCTATGAATTGTGACATTATTATTATGGATGAACCTACTGATGCCTTAACTCCTCAAGAAATAGAATCCCTATTTAAAGTTATTAGATCTCTTAAAACATCTGGTAAAGGTATTATATATATAAGTCATAAGTTAGAAGAAATATTTGAAATTTGTGATAGAGTTCAAGTTTTAAGAGATGGGTCATATGTAGATACAAAAAAAGTGTCTGAGACGAATACAGAAGAATTAATTCAAATGATGGTTGGTAGAGATGTAGAAAATAAGTTTCCATGGAAAGAGCCAATACCAAAAGAAACTGTATTAGAATTACAAAATGTAAGTTCATCAGGATTAGTTTATAATATAAACTTAGAAGCTAAAAAAGGAGAAGTTTTAGGTATATTTGGATTGATGGGATCAGGACGAACTGAGCTATGTAAAACTATATTTGGTGTTTATCCCAGTGATGGAACTATATTACTTGATGGTTCGAAAGCCAAACTAAATTCTCCTAAGGATGCTATTAAGAGAGGGATTGCTTATTTATCTGAAAATAGAAAATCAGAAGGCTTATTTTTAGAACACGAAGTTTATAGAAATATGACACTAGCGTCTTTAGACTTTTTCTCAACTTCATTAGGTAAGATTGATAAAAAATCAGAAAGAACCAAGGTAAATGAATATATTGAGAAATTAACTGTTAAAACCCCTCATATGAATCAGAAAGTAAATAATCTAAGCGGTGGAAATCAGCAGAAATTAGTATTTGGTAAATGGTTAATGACCGACCCAAAAGTTCTAATTTTAGACGAGCCTACTAGAGGTGTTGATGTAGGAGCAAAAGTAGAATTATATAATTTAATTAATGAACTTAAAGCAAAAGATGTAGTAATAATAATGGTATCTTCAGAATTACCTGAAGTAATGGGTATTAGTGATAGAATCCTTGTCATGCACGATGGCAGAGTAACTGGTGAGTTTTCACATCAGGATGCAACACAAGAAAAAATAATGGAAAAAGCTGTGAATGCTTAG
- the lpdA gene encoding dihydrolipoyl dehydrogenase has translation MEHVDLLVIGSGPGGYVAALRGAQLGASVIMVEKNELGGTCLNRGCIPTKTLHQSAEKYTDAKKGEEFGFEVSNISLNYDRVQERKDKVIEQLKNSVEKLLKKNNVKTIYGKCSLKPDKRAVISLNDGSTKEIAAKRVIIATGSKPSIPDIPGIEHPNVIGTDEILDSKELVNDLVVIGGGVTGVELAGIMANFGVNVTLIKRTPYLSPLDDDIAQRLFSMLKKSGVNVLTKSQVSKIEDQENSEGVTVQIKRKEKLEEITADKVLVSRGRIPNFEGLDELDLKTNKDGIIVNEKMETSFDGIYAIGDVASNSSMLAHVANHQGIIAAENAMGKEYKYDDRAVPGCVFTTIEAASVGENESSLKEQEIPYLVGRFPFGANGKALAAGKVEGQVKIISHKESGEVLGVHILGPNASDLIQEGTLAVKNKLKINDLVDLIHPHPTLSETLWEAALDITGLPLHQMPKKPRK, from the coding sequence ATGGAACATGTAGACCTCTTAGTCATCGGGAGTGGTCCCGGAGGATATGTTGCAGCCCTTAGGGGTGCCCAATTAGGTGCTAGTGTAATTATGGTAGAGAAAAACGAACTTGGTGGGACATGTCTAAACCGAGGGTGTATACCAACAAAAACTCTTCATCAGAGTGCAGAGAAATATACTGATGCTAAGAAAGGTGAGGAGTTTGGTTTTGAAGTTTCTAATATATCACTGAACTATGATCGTGTTCAAGAAAGAAAAGATAAAGTTATTGAACAATTAAAAAATAGTGTAGAAAAATTACTAAAGAAAAATAATGTGAAGACCATCTATGGTAAGTGTAGCCTTAAACCAGACAAACGTGCTGTAATATCTTTAAATGATGGGTCCACAAAAGAAATAGCCGCTAAAAGAGTTATAATCGCAACTGGATCAAAACCATCTATACCAGATATACCTGGTATAGAACATCCAAATGTTATCGGGACAGATGAGATATTGGATTCTAAAGAGTTAGTGAATGATTTAGTTGTAATTGGTGGTGGAGTAACTGGTGTTGAGCTTGCCGGAATTATGGCTAATTTTGGAGTAAATGTTACCTTAATTAAGCGTACACCTTATCTGTCTCCACTAGATGATGATATTGCTCAAAGATTATTTAGTATGCTTAAAAAATCGGGAGTCAATGTTCTTACTAAAAGTCAAGTGTCTAAAATAGAGGATCAGGAAAATAGCGAGGGTGTAACTGTTCAAATAAAACGCAAAGAAAAATTAGAGGAAATAACTGCTGATAAAGTCTTGGTATCTAGGGGAAGAATACCTAATTTTGAAGGGTTAGATGAACTAGATCTTAAGACTAATAAAGACGGGATTATTGTTAATGAAAAAATGGAAACAAGTTTTGATGGAATATATGCAATAGGTGATGTTGCGAGTAATAGTTCTATGTTAGCCCATGTAGCAAATCACCAAGGAATCATAGCAGCAGAAAATGCTATGGGTAAAGAATATAAGTATGATGATAGAGCTGTCCCTGGTTGTGTATTCACTACTATAGAAGCTGCTTCAGTGGGTGAAAATGAAAGTTCTTTAAAAGAACAAGAAATCCCATATTTAGTAGGGCGGTTTCCTTTTGGGGCTAATGGAAAAGCTCTTGCTGCTGGAAAAGTTGAAGGTCAAGTAAAAATTATCTCTCATAAGGAATCTGGAGAAGTACTTGGTGTTCATATACTAGGACCTAATGCGTCTGACTTAATTCAAGAAGGGACATTGGCTGTAAAAAATAAGTTGAAGATTAACGATCTTGTGGATTTAATCCATCCTCATCCTACGTTAAGTGAGACTTTATGGGAAGCTGCTTTAGATATAACAGGACTCCCACTACATCAGATGCCTAAGAAACCAAGAAAGTAA
- the gcvT gene encoding glycine cleavage system aminomethyltransferase GcvT: MSEPQKTPLYNIHKERGGKVIDFGGWYLPVQFSSIIEEVNDTRTNAGLFDVSHMGEIIVEGPNSENFLQKMLTNDVTKLKDGKIQYTLMCYENGGVVDDFVVYRLQENKYLLVVNATNTKKDYDWLKKHQIEGVEVKDYSDEYGQIAIQGPKAEQILQRLTDYPLENIKFFNFANVKLDDFEVLLSRTGYTGEDGFEIYSDASDTKAIWERLEQVGETDGLKPIGLGARDVLRFEVCLPLYGNELSPEITPLEAGLGFFVKLKKDKDFIGKNVLQKQKEQGLPKTLVGFEMLDKGIPRTGYTIEKDGEEIGFVSSGSHSPTLDKVIGLGFINPEYNEIGTELEVKIRNRTARAKIVKTPFYGRG; the protein is encoded by the coding sequence TTGTCAGAACCCCAAAAAACCCCTTTGTACAATATTCATAAGGAGAGGGGAGGTAAGGTAATCGATTTTGGTGGCTGGTATTTACCAGTTCAGTTTTCTAGTATTATAGAGGAAGTTAATGATACTAGAACTAATGCAGGGCTTTTTGATGTATCACACATGGGAGAGATAATCGTAGAGGGTCCAAATTCAGAAAATTTCTTACAAAAAATGCTCACAAATGATGTTACTAAATTAAAAGATGGTAAAATCCAATATACACTAATGTGCTATGAAAACGGAGGAGTAGTAGACGATTTTGTAGTTTATAGATTACAAGAAAATAAGTATCTATTAGTTGTTAATGCTACGAATACAAAAAAAGATTATGATTGGCTAAAAAAACATCAGATAGAAGGAGTAGAAGTAAAAGATTATTCTGATGAGTACGGACAAATTGCTATTCAAGGACCAAAAGCAGAACAAATATTACAAAGACTAACTGATTATCCACTAGAGAATATCAAATTTTTTAACTTTGCTAATGTAAAACTAGATGATTTTGAAGTCCTTTTATCAAGAACAGGTTATACAGGAGAAGATGGGTTTGAGATTTATTCAGATGCTTCAGATACTAAAGCGATATGGGAGAGACTAGAACAAGTGGGTGAAACAGATGGGCTTAAACCGATAGGTTTAGGAGCAAGAGATGTCCTGCGGTTTGAAGTTTGCTTACCTTTATATGGTAATGAACTTTCTCCGGAGATTACTCCATTAGAAGCGGGGCTAGGATTTTTTGTTAAATTAAAAAAGGATAAAGATTTTATTGGGAAGAATGTTCTACAAAAGCAAAAAGAACAAGGGTTACCAAAAACTTTAGTCGGTTTTGAAATGCTTGATAAAGGGATACCAAGAACAGGTTATACTATAGAGAAAGATGGAGAAGAAATTGGTTTTGTTAGTTCAGGATCTCATTCTCCAACTTTAGATAAAGTCATTGGACTTGGTTTTATAAACCCTGAATATAATGAAATAGGTACAGAACTTGAGGTTAAAATCAGAAATAGAACTGCAAGGGCAAAGATTGTTAAAACACCTTTTTATGGGAGGGGATAA
- the rbsK gene encoding ribokinase — protein MKLSVLGSLNMDFVYYVSRLPKEGETLLAEDNAKFPGGKGANQAVAAARLGSDVKMIGAVGDDDLGDSLLESLQKESIDISGVKQMTDINTGNAFITVDSKGNNTILVYSGANSKVDLKWVDNFKKDIRESDFLLTQLETPLDIVTKGIELAFDVGTKVVLNPAPGLTLPNELLEKVYLLTPNQTELSIISGREIKTDDDLITASRSLIDLGVQNVVVTLGSKGALHIDKTSYTFIESFNVNAIDTTAAGDSFTAGLTFGIWRGKSIKEALQYASAVSALTVIKEGAQSSLPTANQVEMYLEKGEI, from the coding sequence ATGAAACTATCTGTACTAGGTAGTTTGAATATGGACTTTGTTTATTATGTTTCTCGATTACCTAAAGAAGGAGAAACTTTACTTGCAGAGGATAATGCTAAATTTCCAGGGGGGAAAGGTGCTAATCAAGCTGTAGCAGCTGCTAGACTAGGTAGTGATGTTAAGATGATTGGTGCTGTTGGAGATGATGATTTAGGTGATAGTTTATTAGAAAGTTTACAAAAAGAGAGTATTGATATCTCTGGGGTTAAACAGATGACTGATATAAATACAGGAAATGCATTTATCACGGTAGATAGTAAAGGAAATAATACTATATTAGTTTATTCTGGTGCTAATAGTAAAGTTGATTTGAAGTGGGTAGATAATTTCAAAAAAGATATAAGAGAATCTGATTTTTTACTCACACAACTAGAAACCCCTTTGGATATAGTAACAAAAGGTATTGAGCTTGCTTTTGATGTCGGGACAAAAGTAGTATTAAACCCTGCACCTGGTCTTACTCTACCTAATGAACTTTTAGAAAAAGTTTATTTATTAACACCAAATCAAACTGAACTTTCTATTATTTCCGGAAGAGAGATTAAAACAGATGATGATTTAATTACAGCATCTAGATCATTAATTGATTTAGGGGTACAAAATGTAGTAGTGACTTTAGGTTCTAAAGGAGCGCTTCATATAGATAAAACAAGTTATACTTTTATAGAAAGTTTTAATGTTAATGCAATAGATACTACGGCAGCTGGAGATAGTTTTACGGCCGGACTTACCTTTGGTATTTGGAGGGGTAAGAGTATCAAAGAGGCTTTACAATATGCTTCAGCTGTATCTGCTCTTACTGTTATAAAAGAAGGAGCTCAAAGTTCACTACCAACAGCAAATCAGGTCGAGATGTATCTAGAGAAAGGGGAAATATAA
- the gcvPB gene encoding aminomethyl-transferring glycine dehydrogenase subunit GcvPB: MKKQTALVFELGGSDRQGFSLPDCDVPEKDLEELLPSEKIRTQLPKLPEVTENEAIRHYIELSIKNHHVDRGFYPLGSCTMKYNPKVNEDIASLPGFTNVHPYQSEDQVQGTLELLYNAEKWINEITGMDRVTFQPAAGSHGELTGLLVMKAYLESKGETRTKILCPDSAHGTNPASAAMAGFELVEIKSNDKGLVDVDDLKAHLNEDVAGIMLTNPNTLGLFEVEISEIARAVHEVGGLLYYDGANLNAIQGYARPGDMGFDVVHLNLHKTFSAPHGGGGPGSGPIAVKKDLEPFLPVPDIKKKDDKFVLDYDVPNTIGKVHGYYGNINVIIKAYSYMRYMGGEGLKKVSENAVLNANYLRDNLKDTYQLDHDQQPCKHEFVLSGNKQKKRYGVTTMDISKRHLDYGIHPSMVYFPLIVEEAMMIEPTETESKESLDDYIEVMKTIAEELKTDPDIVKNAPHTAPIGRLDEASAARKPVVRWYPEE, translated from the coding sequence ATGAAAAAACAAACTGCTCTTGTCTTTGAATTAGGAGGAAGTGATAGACAAGGATTCTCTCTTCCTGACTGTGACGTACCAGAAAAAGATCTTGAAGAATTATTACCAAGTGAAAAAATAAGGACTCAACTACCAAAATTACCTGAAGTCACAGAAAATGAAGCGATACGACATTACATTGAACTGTCAATTAAAAATCATCATGTTGACAGAGGATTCTACCCACTGGGGTCTTGTACTATGAAATATAATCCAAAGGTTAATGAAGATATTGCTTCTTTGCCTGGATTTACTAATGTTCATCCTTATCAATCTGAAGATCAAGTGCAAGGTACATTAGAGCTACTTTATAATGCTGAAAAATGGATAAATGAAATTACAGGAATGGATCGAGTGACTTTTCAGCCAGCTGCTGGTTCCCATGGAGAATTAACAGGGTTATTAGTAATGAAGGCATATTTAGAATCAAAAGGTGAAACCCGTACTAAAATATTGTGTCCTGATTCTGCTCACGGGACAAATCCAGCTAGTGCCGCAATGGCTGGGTTTGAATTGGTTGAGATTAAGTCTAATGATAAAGGGTTAGTAGATGTTGATGATCTAAAAGCACATTTAAATGAAGATGTTGCAGGTATAATGCTTACAAACCCTAATACACTTGGTTTATTTGAAGTAGAAATTAGTGAAATAGCAAGAGCCGTACATGAAGTAGGTGGTCTATTATATTATGATGGTGCTAACTTAAATGCAATTCAGGGATATGCAAGACCTGGGGATATGGGATTTGATGTAGTTCATCTGAATCTTCATAAAACTTTTTCTGCTCCTCACGGAGGAGGAGGACCTGGTAGTGGACCTATAGCAGTGAAAAAAGATCTAGAACCTTTTTTACCAGTACCAGATATTAAGAAAAAGGATGATAAGTTTGTTCTAGATTATGATGTGCCTAATACTATTGGTAAAGTTCATGGTTATTATGGTAACATCAATGTAATTATTAAAGCTTATTCTTATATGCGATATATGGGTGGAGAAGGGTTAAAGAAAGTAAGTGAAAATGCTGTTTTAAACGCTAACTATTTAAGAGATAACTTAAAAGACACATATCAGTTAGACCATGATCAACAACCATGTAAACATGAATTTGTGTTAAGTGGAAATAAACAAAAGAAACGGTATGGTGTAACAACTATGGATATTTCAAAAAGACATTTAGATTACGGAATTCATCCATCAATGGTTTACTTTCCATTGATTGTAGAAGAAGCAATGATGATCGAACCTACAGAAACAGAATCTAAAGAATCTCTTGACGATTATATAGAGGTAATGAAAACAATTGCAGAAGAACTAAAAACAGACCCCGATATAGTGAAAAATGCACCTCATACTGCTCCTATTGGTCGATTAGATGAAGCTTCTGCTGCAAGAAAACCAGTAGTAAGATGGTATCCTGAAGAGTAA